Proteins co-encoded in one Symmachiella macrocystis genomic window:
- a CDS encoding sodium/solute symporter: MIYEPSPQAVVFFFLFVAVTLGLSFYLGSKAKSSQGYFTAHGQIPWFVNGIAFAGDYLSAASFLGICGMIAFYGYDGFLYSIGYLAGWIVALFVIAEPMKRLGRFTFADALDAKFESRGIKLAAGISTLAVSVFYLIPQMVGAGVLVQPLLGFPHWVGVVLVGVTVILIVVSAGMVSTTWVQFLKGSLLVLFSAILTWMIIERGFEVKAGGEDGYAFQTLGPVSTASEFAALPALKGTSPVPPEGPWTDTKFRRYRNDATGIVSVWSEAEIAPGQLVLREAQSVTQNTDGITLVNGQVKGTKKGEAELHPVGNVTKLPGGESRTGKLGFLSFFSTLQNSEVVLWGNQKITEPDGTTTTVYYQKPTAGNQVLRPGEHPTFSGIRSTKLLDKLNFLSLMLALFCGTASLPHILIRYYTVKDAAAARKSTIVGIGSIGFFYVLTLYMGLGAMTSGSMDVTNSNMAAPLLARSMNEWLFAAISAIAFTTVLGTVSGLILASAGAVTHDLVTHAFGVELNDGEKVRVAKITSVFVGAIAIVLGIVFKEMNVSYLVGWAFSVAASANLPALVMLLFWKGTTRQGIIAAVVVGMTSSLGWILLSADTYTKVYGLPAGDALVPFSQPGIVTIPLGFLTLIVVSLMTQPKTASE, translated from the coding sequence ATGATTTACGAACCCTCCCCCCAGGCTGTGGTCTTCTTCTTTCTATTCGTCGCCGTCACGCTGGGACTCAGTTTTTATTTAGGCAGTAAGGCGAAATCCTCGCAGGGCTATTTCACTGCCCACGGTCAGATTCCCTGGTTCGTTAACGGCATCGCCTTTGCAGGTGATTACCTGTCGGCGGCTTCGTTTTTGGGCATCTGCGGGATGATTGCGTTCTATGGGTACGACGGGTTTTTGTACTCGATCGGCTATCTCGCCGGCTGGATTGTGGCGCTGTTTGTGATTGCCGAACCGATGAAGCGGTTGGGGCGGTTCACATTTGCCGACGCGCTGGATGCGAAGTTTGAATCGCGGGGCATTAAATTGGCCGCAGGCATCAGCACGTTGGCGGTCAGTGTGTTCTATCTGATTCCGCAAATGGTCGGCGCGGGCGTGTTGGTCCAACCGCTGCTCGGATTTCCACACTGGGTGGGAGTCGTTTTAGTGGGTGTGACGGTGATTTTGATCGTCGTTTCCGCCGGCATGGTCTCAACGACCTGGGTGCAGTTCCTCAAGGGTTCGCTGTTGGTTCTGTTCAGCGCCATTTTGACGTGGATGATTATTGAGCGTGGATTTGAGGTTAAAGCGGGTGGGGAGGATGGTTATGCGTTTCAAACTCTGGGTCCGGTGAGCACCGCGTCGGAGTTTGCCGCACTCCCTGCGCTAAAAGGGACAAGCCCGGTGCCGCCTGAGGGGCCATGGACCGACACGAAGTTTCGCCGCTATCGAAATGACGCAACGGGGATTGTCTCGGTCTGGAGCGAAGCCGAAATCGCGCCGGGCCAATTGGTGCTGCGTGAAGCGCAGTCCGTGACCCAAAACACGGACGGGATAACTCTCGTCAACGGCCAAGTTAAAGGCACGAAAAAGGGTGAGGCGGAATTGCATCCGGTGGGGAATGTCACGAAGTTGCCCGGTGGGGAGTCACGGACCGGGAAGCTCGGGTTTCTTTCGTTTTTCAGCACATTGCAAAACAGCGAAGTCGTGCTGTGGGGGAATCAGAAAATCACCGAACCGGATGGAACAACGACGACGGTCTATTACCAAAAACCGACCGCCGGCAACCAAGTGTTGCGTCCGGGCGAGCATCCCACGTTTAGCGGAATCCGCAGCACGAAGCTGCTGGACAAATTGAATTTTCTGTCGCTGATGCTGGCACTGTTTTGCGGGACCGCTTCGTTACCGCACATTTTGATTCGTTATTACACAGTCAAAGATGCCGCCGCAGCGCGGAAGAGTACGATTGTGGGGATCGGTAGTATCGGGTTCTTTTATGTGCTCACGCTCTACATGGGATTGGGAGCGATGACCAGTGGGTCGATGGACGTTACCAATAGCAACATGGCGGCGCCGTTGTTAGCGCGGAGCATGAACGAGTGGCTGTTTGCAGCGATTTCAGCGATCGCCTTTACGACGGTGCTGGGCACGGTCAGTGGATTGATTTTGGCCTCTGCCGGAGCAGTTACGCACGACTTGGTCACACACGCGTTCGGTGTGGAGTTGAATGATGGCGAAAAAGTCCGCGTGGCAAAGATCACTTCGGTCTTTGTCGGTGCGATCGCGATTGTGTTGGGCATCGTGTTCAAAGAGATGAACGTCAGCTACCTCGTCGGCTGGGCCTTCAGTGTTGCTGCTTCGGCGAATCTGCCGGCGCTGGTGATGTTGTTGTTCTGGAAAGGGACGACACGACAAGGAATCATCGCCGCTGTGGTGGTCGGCATGACCAGTTCGCTGGGGTGGATTCTGCTGAGTGCGGATACCTACACCAAAGTCTATGGCCTGCCCGCTGGAGACGCGCTGGTGCCGTTCAGCCAACCGGGAATCGTGACGATTCCGTTGGGATTTTTGACGTTGATTGTGGTGTCGTTGATGACGCAGCCGAAAACAGCTTCGGAGTGA
- a CDS encoding DUF1501 domain-containing protein, translating to MTVSTNCEGFRRRDCLKLGLGALFGGNFVDALRMQAHASDAVANGRKKATNCILIWMDGGPTHFETFDPKPEAPAEIRGEFDPIATSVPGVHFSEHMTKLASNLHRFSMIRSIRHNQGNHGAGNHYMMTGAPPRIPVGCGAFVSFHPSLGSVVAHELGQPTGLPQYFSMPRMARSGGPNFLGAKYAPFVVADDPNKEKFRVRDVALPNGLETGRFAGRTDIRAQVDKLRRIADKAAGDPVGGYDEYFSQGYDLVTSQEAQEAFDISRETDETREAYVRNGFGQRCLLARRLVEAGVPFVTVYDGGWDHHGSIFPACRKRLPEWDQTVSALIEDLDQRGMLETTVVVALGEFGRTPKISQLAGRTAPGRDHWANAMSVLMAGGGTPGNTVVGATDRKGYTAIDRVLSPENFVSTVYSKLGINPDKMFYTPQGRPSHLVSDPTPISEVMA from the coding sequence ATGACCGTTTCGACCAATTGCGAAGGATTTCGACGTCGTGACTGCCTAAAGTTGGGCCTAGGCGCGCTGTTTGGCGGGAACTTTGTTGACGCATTGCGGATGCAAGCGCACGCGAGTGATGCTGTGGCCAACGGTCGCAAGAAGGCGACGAATTGTATTTTGATTTGGATGGATGGCGGACCCACCCATTTTGAGACGTTCGATCCAAAACCGGAGGCCCCGGCGGAAATTCGCGGCGAATTTGATCCGATTGCCACGTCCGTGCCGGGAGTTCACTTCTCAGAGCACATGACGAAACTGGCGAGCAATTTGCACCGGTTCTCGATGATTCGCTCGATTCGTCATAACCAAGGGAACCATGGCGCCGGTAACCACTACATGATGACCGGTGCGCCGCCGCGGATTCCGGTCGGTTGCGGTGCGTTTGTTAGTTTTCATCCCAGTCTGGGTTCGGTGGTTGCTCACGAATTGGGTCAACCGACTGGCTTGCCGCAATATTTTTCTATGCCGCGAATGGCGCGCTCAGGCGGACCCAACTTTTTGGGTGCCAAGTACGCCCCATTTGTCGTAGCTGATGATCCCAACAAAGAAAAATTCCGCGTCCGCGACGTTGCTCTGCCCAACGGATTGGAGACCGGACGGTTTGCGGGACGGACCGATATCCGCGCACAGGTCGATAAGTTGCGGCGGATCGCCGACAAAGCTGCCGGTGACCCGGTCGGTGGTTATGACGAATATTTTTCGCAAGGCTACGATCTCGTTACTTCGCAGGAAGCCCAAGAGGCCTTCGATATTAGCCGCGAAACGGATGAGACGCGTGAAGCGTATGTCCGCAACGGTTTTGGACAACGCTGTCTTTTGGCCCGGCGATTGGTCGAAGCGGGTGTGCCGTTCGTGACTGTTTATGATGGTGGCTGGGACCACCATGGCAGCATCTTCCCGGCGTGTCGCAAGCGATTGCCGGAATGGGACCAAACGGTGTCGGCGCTCATTGAGGATCTCGACCAACGCGGCATGTTGGAAACGACGGTCGTTGTCGCCTTGGGCGAATTCGGCCGCACGCCGAAGATTTCCCAACTCGCGGGGCGTACCGCACCGGGCCGCGACCACTGGGCCAATGCCATGTCGGTGCTGATGGCCGGTGGCGGCACTCCTGGAAATACCGTAGTTGGGGCCACGGATCGCAAAGGCTATACGGCTATTGACCGTGTTCTTTCTCCGGAGAATTTCGTGTCGACCGTGTATTCTAAGCTGGGGATCAACCCCGACAAAATGTTTTACACACCGCAAGGCCGCCCGTCGCATCTGGTCAGCGATCCCACGCCGATCAGCGAAGTGATGGCCTAA
- a CDS encoding DUF485 domain-containing protein — protein sequence MRQRNARIGMVLFCVYLLLYGGFVFLNAFAPETMEVLPFAGVNLAILYGFGLIIAAVLLALIYGWMCQPDDEDVAVKEVEK from the coding sequence ATGCGACAACGCAACGCACGAATCGGGATGGTGCTCTTCTGTGTGTACCTGCTGCTGTATGGCGGGTTTGTGTTTCTGAATGCCTTTGCGCCGGAAACCATGGAAGTCCTACCCTTTGCCGGGGTGAATCTGGCGATTTTGTACGGATTTGGCTTGATCATCGCTGCTGTGTTGTTGGCTTTGATCTATGGCTGGATGTGCCAACCGGACGATGAGGATGTCGCCGTGAAAGAGGTGGAGAAATGA
- the acnA gene encoding aconitate hydratase AcnA, translated as MAGGNPFGAETKIKTVGGEYTIFRLGKLIEDGIGHIEKLPYSIRVLLEACLRNVDGFVVNESDVTKLAAWDAKNVARDEIPFKPGRVVLQDFTGVPAVVDLAALRSAMVRMGGDPQKINPLVPCDLVIDHSVQVDEFGTSLALMHNVEREFERNQERYQFLRWGQQAFENFRVIPPATGIVHQVNLEYLAKVVLTRDGVAFPDSLVGTDSHTTMINGLGVVGWGVGGIEAEAVMLGQPIYMLTPEVVGFKLSGKLPEGTTATDLVLTVTQMLRAHGVVGKFVEYFGPGLQQMSLPDRATLANMAPEYGATMGFFPVDDETLAFMRRTGRTNAEVDLVERYYKEQGMFHTAESADPVFTSTLELDLSTVVSSMAGPKRPQDRILLTNMKQQWHKDLAETFGKSAPSAPVTVQDNGSSSQITDGAIVISAITSCTNTSNPSVMLAAGLLARKARAKGLNRQPWVKTSLAPGSRVVTEYLEKSGLNEDLDALGFQTVGYGCTTCIGNSGPLPTAVSEAVTEGDLVVSAVLSGNRNFEGRINQQVKANYLASPPLVVAYAIAGTTDIDLSKDPLGQDTDGNDVFLKDVWPSQKEITDTIASSLDAEMFATQYAHAADGPPEWQAISGAEGNLFAWDAKSTYVQEPPFFVDMPVEPLPIASINNARCLVSVADSVTTDHISPAGAIKPDAPAGLYLQAEGVAVKDFNSYGSRRGNDRVMTRGTFANIRLRNQLAPGTEGGVTTYLPTDEQMSIYDASLKYKESGTPLVVLAGAEYGTGSSRDWAAKGTYLLGIRAVIAVSYERIHRSNLVGMGVLPLEFQTGESRDALGLDGTETFDIALTDDIKPGQDVEVTATKADGSTINFTTRCRIDTPVEVEYYRNGGILHKVLRDLAAS; from the coding sequence ATGGCTGGCGGAAATCCGTTTGGGGCAGAAACGAAAATCAAAACTGTGGGGGGCGAGTACACCATCTTTCGGCTGGGCAAGCTGATCGAGGACGGAATCGGCCATATCGAAAAACTGCCATATTCCATTCGCGTCCTGCTGGAAGCCTGTCTCCGCAACGTCGATGGCTTTGTCGTCAATGAAAGCGACGTCACCAAATTGGCTGCCTGGGATGCCAAAAACGTCGCCCGCGACGAAATCCCCTTCAAACCGGGCCGCGTCGTATTGCAGGACTTTACCGGCGTACCCGCTGTCGTCGATCTTGCCGCACTCCGCAGTGCCATGGTCCGCATGGGGGGCGACCCACAAAAAATCAATCCGCTCGTCCCCTGCGATTTGGTCATCGACCACTCCGTGCAGGTCGACGAATTCGGCACATCACTCGCGCTGATGCACAACGTCGAGCGCGAATTCGAGCGCAATCAAGAACGGTACCAATTCTTGCGGTGGGGCCAACAAGCGTTTGAGAACTTCCGCGTCATCCCGCCGGCAACCGGTATTGTCCATCAGGTGAATCTGGAATACCTCGCCAAGGTCGTGCTCACCCGCGACGGCGTTGCCTTCCCTGATAGCCTCGTTGGCACCGACAGCCACACCACAATGATCAACGGCCTGGGCGTCGTCGGTTGGGGTGTGGGCGGCATCGAAGCCGAGGCAGTCATGCTCGGACAACCGATCTACATGCTCACGCCGGAAGTTGTCGGCTTCAAACTCTCCGGAAAGCTCCCCGAGGGAACCACCGCCACCGACTTGGTGCTGACGGTCACGCAAATGTTGCGGGCGCATGGCGTGGTCGGCAAGTTCGTCGAATACTTCGGCCCCGGTCTACAACAAATGAGCCTCCCCGACCGGGCCACTTTGGCCAACATGGCCCCCGAATACGGTGCCACGATGGGCTTCTTCCCCGTCGACGATGAGACACTCGCCTTTATGCGCCGCACCGGACGCACCAACGCTGAGGTCGATCTCGTCGAGCGGTACTACAAAGAGCAGGGGATGTTCCACACAGCCGAATCCGCTGATCCGGTATTCACCAGCACGTTGGAATTGGACCTGAGCACTGTCGTCAGTTCCATGGCCGGTCCCAAACGTCCGCAGGACCGCATCTTGCTGACCAACATGAAACAGCAATGGCATAAGGACCTGGCGGAAACATTCGGCAAGTCCGCACCGTCAGCGCCCGTTACCGTCCAGGACAACGGCAGCAGCTCGCAAATCACCGATGGCGCGATCGTCATCTCCGCCATCACCTCCTGCACCAACACCAGCAACCCTTCGGTGATGTTGGCCGCCGGTTTGTTGGCACGTAAGGCACGAGCCAAGGGACTGAACCGTCAGCCGTGGGTCAAAACCAGTCTCGCTCCCGGCAGCCGTGTGGTCACCGAATACCTCGAAAAGTCCGGTCTGAATGAAGACCTCGATGCTCTCGGCTTCCAAACCGTCGGCTATGGCTGCACAACTTGCATCGGTAACAGCGGCCCGCTCCCCACGGCCGTTTCCGAAGCAGTCACCGAAGGCGATTTGGTCGTCTCAGCCGTTCTGTCCGGTAACCGGAATTTCGAAGGCCGCATCAACCAACAAGTCAAAGCCAACTATCTTGCCAGCCCTCCGTTGGTGGTTGCCTATGCCATCGCCGGAACCACCGACATCGATCTCAGCAAAGATCCGCTGGGGCAAGACACGGATGGCAACGACGTTTTCCTCAAGGACGTTTGGCCTTCGCAAAAAGAGATCACCGACACGATCGCCAGTTCGCTCGACGCCGAAATGTTCGCCACCCAATACGCGCATGCCGCCGACGGACCGCCGGAGTGGCAGGCGATTTCCGGAGCTGAGGGGAACCTCTTCGCCTGGGATGCCAAGAGCACCTACGTCCAAGAGCCACCCTTCTTCGTCGACATGCCGGTCGAGCCGCTGCCGATTGCTTCCATCAACAACGCACGCTGCCTGGTCTCCGTCGCCGATTCGGTCACAACCGACCACATCAGCCCCGCCGGTGCCATCAAACCCGATGCGCCCGCCGGATTGTATTTGCAGGCAGAAGGCGTGGCCGTCAAGGACTTCAACAGCTACGGCAGTCGTCGCGGCAATGACCGTGTGATGACCCGCGGCACATTCGCCAACATCCGCCTGCGAAACCAACTCGCACCGGGCACCGAAGGGGGCGTGACGACCTATCTGCCGACCGACGAACAGATGTCGATCTACGATGCGTCGTTGAAGTACAAAGAATCCGGCACGCCGCTGGTCGTTCTGGCCGGAGCGGAATACGGCACCGGTTCTTCACGCGACTGGGCCGCCAAGGGAACCTACCTGCTCGGCATCCGCGCAGTGATCGCCGTTTCCTATGAGCGAATTCACCGCAGCAACCTCGTCGGCATGGGCGTATTGCCCTTGGAATTCCAAACCGGCGAAAGCCGCGACGCACTGGGCCTGGACGGCACAGAAACCTTCGACATCGCCCTGACCGACGACATCAAACCGGGCCAAGACGTCGAAGTCACCGCCACCAAAGCCGACGGCAGCACCATCAATTTCACCACCCGCTGCCGCATCGACACCCCGGTCGAAGTCGAGTACTACCGCAACGGCGGAATCCTGCACAAGGTGCTCAGGGACTTGGCCGCCAGTTAA
- a CDS encoding hsp70 family protein, with protein MPDPTDNERTLSRFVVGIDLGTTNCAVAYVDTDDESGTVCTFDVPQLVAAGEVEARETLPSFHYEPAAGEFAAGALRLPWSDENCSYIMGAFARDHGETVPGRQIGSAKSWLCHSGVDRTSPLLPWHGADGVEMLSPIDVSSRILAHIRAAWNHRFPEHPLEQQDVAITLPASFDEVARELTVKAAAQAQLPRIVLLEEPQAAFYAWIYRHRNDWQNHVQPGQKILVCDVGGGTSDFTLIRVRPGSAGKVRFHRVAVGDHLILGGDNLDLALAHHVEGKLTAGGKKLSPRQWGVLVRTCRRAKEALLGANPPETFVINLPGGGSKLIGGGLQTEVSEADVRRILLDGFLPAVELDAQPSRRSSGFQEFGLPYAPDPAITRYLAAFLSAHRHDARPDEDDPVDHDPARPDIVVFNGGLFESTTLRERMMDQLSQWFSPGAGSDWQPLVLKNDRLDLAVAYGAAYYGMVRRGVGEKIAAGLPRTYYVGAESAENDETTAVCLLPAGIEDEQGVDLTDRAFHLRIREPVEFPIFVSSTRLTDQPGDAVPFDREQMSALPPIRTVLKSRSSDGNILPVHLHARLTAIGTMDMWCSEVDDPRTWKLQFDVRAATHTDREAHTGGGESAGFVDEQTIATCRALIQETFTDAGDPKSLVKRLATAAGMSRHEWPPSLLREMWECLMEVEAGRKLSMTHEARWLNLLGYSLRPGFGMAVDDWRVAQTWRQLQGKLIHANPTCQAEFWILWRRIGGGLAAGQHWTLAAPLLAAVRNRPKSSKKKGKPSGGAGIVEVLRLLGSLESLSLDVKKELGTVLLKIISNEGAIAIREAAAWALGRAAARAPLHGPLNCVLAPTIVEAWIDKLLKTRDPDPVLGFTLMQLARKTGDRYRDISDETRQRVVDWLEDHDAPAHFVTLVRDGGELEADEQGIVFGESLPAGLRLG; from the coding sequence ATGCCTGATCCCACGGATAACGAACGTACGCTTAGCCGGTTTGTCGTCGGTATTGATTTGGGGACGACGAATTGTGCGGTGGCGTATGTCGACACCGACGACGAGAGCGGCACGGTTTGTACGTTTGATGTTCCGCAACTGGTCGCTGCTGGGGAGGTCGAAGCGCGCGAGACATTGCCGTCGTTTCATTACGAACCAGCCGCCGGAGAATTTGCTGCGGGTGCACTTCGGCTGCCTTGGAGCGATGAGAATTGTTCCTATATCATGGGGGCATTTGCGCGGGATCATGGCGAGACGGTTCCCGGACGTCAGATCGGTTCGGCCAAGTCGTGGTTATGCCATTCGGGAGTTGACCGCACATCGCCGCTGCTGCCTTGGCATGGGGCGGACGGTGTGGAAATGCTTTCGCCGATTGATGTCAGCAGTCGCATTCTCGCGCATATTCGCGCGGCCTGGAATCATCGGTTTCCCGAACATCCATTGGAACAACAAGACGTCGCCATCACGCTACCGGCGTCGTTTGACGAGGTAGCGCGCGAGTTGACGGTTAAGGCGGCGGCGCAAGCTCAGTTGCCGCGGATTGTGTTGCTCGAAGAACCGCAAGCGGCGTTTTATGCATGGATTTATCGGCATCGCAACGATTGGCAAAATCATGTCCAACCGGGACAGAAAATTTTGGTCTGCGACGTCGGCGGCGGAACGAGCGACTTTACCTTGATCCGCGTCCGTCCCGGTAGTGCGGGGAAGGTGCGGTTTCATCGCGTGGCGGTTGGCGATCATTTAATTCTGGGCGGCGATAACCTGGACCTGGCGCTCGCGCATCACGTCGAAGGAAAACTGACCGCAGGCGGTAAGAAACTTTCGCCGCGCCAATGGGGGGTGCTTGTGCGAACGTGCCGCCGCGCTAAGGAAGCGCTGCTCGGTGCGAATCCGCCGGAGACGTTTGTCATCAATCTGCCCGGCGGGGGATCGAAACTGATTGGCGGTGGATTGCAAACAGAAGTTTCCGAAGCGGATGTGCGGCGGATTTTGTTGGATGGTTTTTTGCCCGCTGTTGAACTCGATGCTCAGCCATCGCGACGCAGTTCGGGGTTTCAGGAATTCGGTTTGCCCTACGCGCCCGACCCGGCGATCACGCGTTACCTAGCGGCCTTTTTATCGGCGCATCGGCACGATGCGCGTCCCGATGAAGATGATCCGGTCGACCACGATCCGGCGCGGCCCGACATTGTGGTCTTTAATGGCGGGTTGTTTGAATCGACGACGCTGCGCGAGCGGATGATGGATCAGTTATCGCAATGGTTTTCGCCGGGGGCGGGCTCCGATTGGCAACCGTTGGTGCTCAAGAACGACCGGCTCGATTTGGCGGTCGCGTACGGGGCGGCGTACTACGGCATGGTGCGCCGCGGGGTGGGTGAAAAGATTGCCGCCGGGTTGCCGCGGACGTATTACGTCGGGGCGGAATCGGCGGAGAACGACGAGACGACGGCGGTTTGTCTGTTGCCGGCGGGTATTGAAGACGAACAAGGAGTGGATCTCACCGACCGCGCGTTTCATTTGCGGATCCGTGAGCCGGTTGAGTTTCCGATTTTTGTATCGAGTACGCGGCTGACCGATCAACCGGGTGATGCGGTGCCCTTTGACCGCGAACAGATGTCGGCGCTGCCGCCTATTCGGACGGTGCTCAAGTCGCGTAGCTCCGACGGGAATATCTTGCCGGTGCATTTGCATGCACGTTTGACGGCGATCGGCACGATGGACATGTGGTGCAGTGAAGTCGACGATCCGCGGACTTGGAAATTGCAATTCGACGTCCGCGCTGCCACGCACACTGACCGTGAAGCGCACACTGGTGGCGGCGAATCGGCGGGGTTTGTGGATGAACAGACCATTGCCACCTGCCGGGCCTTGATCCAAGAGACCTTCACCGATGCGGGTGATCCCAAATCATTGGTCAAACGGCTGGCGACCGCAGCGGGGATGAGTCGGCATGAATGGCCGCCGTCGTTGTTGCGAGAGATGTGGGAATGCTTGATGGAGGTCGAAGCGGGCCGCAAGTTGAGCATGACGCACGAAGCGCGTTGGTTGAACCTGCTGGGTTATTCGTTGCGGCCCGGTTTCGGCATGGCGGTCGATGATTGGCGCGTCGCCCAGACGTGGCGGCAATTGCAGGGCAAGTTGATTCATGCCAACCCGACTTGTCAGGCGGAGTTTTGGATTTTGTGGCGGCGGATCGGCGGCGGCTTAGCGGCGGGGCAACATTGGACGTTGGCCGCTCCGTTACTCGCGGCGGTACGCAATCGTCCGAAGTCGTCAAAGAAAAAAGGCAAGCCATCCGGCGGCGCGGGGATTGTCGAAGTGCTGCGACTGCTCGGTTCGCTCGAGTCCTTAAGCCTCGATGTCAAAAAGGAACTCGGCACGGTCTTGTTAAAGATCATCAGCAACGAGGGCGCGATTGCGATTCGTGAAGCAGCCGCATGGGCCTTGGGCCGCGCCGCTGCCCGCGCCCCCTTACACGGTCCGCTCAATTGCGTGCTGGCGCCGACGATTGTGGAAGCTTGGATCGACAAGTTGCTCAAAACCCGCGATCCCGATCCGGTCTTGGGCTTCACGCTGATGCAACTCGCCCGCAAGACCGGCGACCGCTATCGCGACATATCGGACGAGACGCGGCAGCGGGTGGTCGATTGGCTGGAAGACCACGACGCCCCGGCACACTTTGTAACGCTGGTGCGCGATGGTGGGGAGTTGGAAGCGGACGAACAAGGGATCGTGTTCGGTGAGAGCCTGCCGGCGGGGTTGCGGTTGGGGTAG
- a CDS encoding leucine-rich repeat domain-containing protein, translating into MTDSVPKTRLPRTWTIVLLGVVLLVGGGALMVWLPYHRNQTAIAEVERLGGYTESVIVRPAWIPNVVDDEDLWLFERVIVVDLTASQVSYVGLEHLRGLTNLEELWMDRTQVTDVGLEYVRRLNNLRTLSLIDTQVSDAGLEHISQLISLRTLTLDNTQISDAGLEHLLQLTNLKVLWLDGTQVTDAGTEKLRKALPDCLFNWTLPSE; encoded by the coding sequence ATGACCGATTCCGTTCCTAAAACGCGTTTGCCACGCACATGGACAATTGTGCTCCTTGGCGTTGTCCTGCTAGTCGGCGGTGGAGCGTTGATGGTGTGGCTGCCTTATCATCGCAATCAAACAGCGATTGCTGAGGTCGAACGACTTGGCGGATATACAGAATCAGTGATCGTTCGTCCTGCGTGGATTCCGAATGTGGTGGATGATGAGGATTTGTGGCTGTTTGAGCGAGTAATCGTAGTTGATTTAACCGCCTCCCAAGTCAGCTACGTCGGGCTTGAGCATCTACGAGGACTGACCAACCTTGAGGAATTGTGGATGGATAGAACCCAAGTCACTGATGTGGGACTTGAGTACGTCCGAAGGCTGAACAACCTTAGGACCCTGTCTCTTATCGATACGCAAGTCAGTGACGCGGGGCTTGAACATATTAGCCAGCTAATAAGCCTTCGGACATTAACTCTCGACAATACTCAAATCAGTGATGCAGGGCTGGAACATCTTCTACAGCTGACCAACCTTAAGGTGCTATGGCTTGATGGCACCCAAGTCACTGATGCAGGAACTGAGAAGCTCCGAAAAGCACTACCTGATTGCCTCTTCAACTGGACACTACCATCGGAATAA